In the Gossypium arboreum isolate Shixiya-1 chromosome 10, ASM2569848v2, whole genome shotgun sequence genome, one interval contains:
- the LOC128282004 gene encoding uncharacterized protein LOC128282004 encodes MSRMPHNLVPNSLGERKKYLTSVKRYSDALQHIVRAIPATTSVPTVRQAPIKELRKYGATEFQGLKGADPSVAENWIETTKRVLQQLDCTLRESSICAVSLLQEEAYLWWESVVRHLPDDQVTWDLFQKEFQKKYIGELYIEEKKQEFLVLKQGNMSVLDYEREFSRLSRYTLEYVPTEADSCKRFLRGLRDEIKIQLRGGRSEVNEMTRTTSSVRGPSRGVEIPDCEHCGKKHRGECWKVNRGCFRCGSTDHFIRDCPNTDSAAHVSSQRS; translated from the exons ATGTCCagaatgcctcataacctcgttcctAATAGTTTGGG GGAGAGAAAGAAATACCTCACAAGTGTTAAGAGATATAGCGATGCATTACAGCATATAGTGAGAGCTATACCTGCTACTACATCTGTACCTACTGTCAGACAGGCCCCGATTAAAGAGCTACGAAAATATGGTGCCACGGAATTTCAGGGATTAAAAGGAGCTGATCCATCTGTTGCTGAAAATTGGATAGAAACAACAAAaagagttttgcaacaattagacTGCACCCTCCGAGAGAGTTCGATATGTGCTGTATCACTGTTACAAGAAGAAGCATATCTCTGGTGGGAATCTGTGGTTAGACATTTGCCGGATGATCAGGTAACCTGGGACTTGTTTCAAAaagaatttcagaagaagtaTATTGGGGAACTGTACAtcgaagagaaaaagcaagagttTTTAGTGTTGAAACAGGGGAATATGTCAGTATTGGATTATGAGCGAGAGTTCTCTAGATTGAGCAGGTATACTTTAGAATATGTTCCAACCGAGGCTGATAGTTGTAAACGATTTTTACGAGGACTACGAGATGAAATCAAGATTCAATTG AGAGGTGGTAGAAGCGAGGTAAATGAGATGACAAGAACTACTAGCAGTGTGAGAGGTCCATCTCGAGGTGTAGAAATTCCAGACTGTGAGCACTGCGGAAAGAAACACAGAGGAGAATGTTGGAAAGTAAATAGAGGTTGCTTTAGATGTGGTTCTACAGACcattttatcagagactgtccgAATACCGATAGTGCTGCACATGTATCGTCACAAAGATCGTGA